A stretch of the Plasmodium berghei ANKA genome assembly, chromosome: 10 genome encodes the following:
- a CDS encoding cytochrome c oxidase assembly protein COX15, putative, with protein MHLNKVFGKYSYIGKVANNRFNGKAQLQHKRVFNTFNKLSNKDEACILKKVEKYGNYVKEGYEFKVGIWLNTCSLLVLGMISLGGYTRLTESGLSITDWKVNGVKYPQNDEEWINEFEKYKLTPEYKEVHYNMSLEEYKKIFFNEWLHRTVGRGIGLYFISGVTYFLCKNSLKKNMLKKLSFIFGLGAFQGFVGWWMVKSGFKKPETKNKTPRVSPYRLVFHLFCATGTYSYLFLNSLKLIEIGKLRKTFLNSSSTNWNNFLLNELKKEFYEKKHITKGMKIGLFSFAFLVLSNIMYGGFVAGNDAGYAYNTWPQMIDKYIPDEVKKFYTNNITQYKQLFESTAIVQFNHRMLSYLIVLNSFLLYFYSKTMPLTKKTKKHFMVLPFITTTQMITGISVLVHHVPIPLALVHQFGGFAVLTTILHLLKKSCFKL; from the coding sequence atgcatttaaataaagtttttggaaaatataGTTACATTGGAAAAGTTGCCAATAACAGATTTAATGGCAAAGCACAATTACAGCATAAAAGAGTTTTCAACAcgtttaataaattatctAATAAAGATGAAGCATGCATTTTAAAGAAAGtagaaaaatatggaaaCTATGTAAAAGAGGGCTACGAATTCAAAGTAGGGATTTGGTTAAACACATGCAGTTTGTTAGTATTAGGAATGATAAGTTTAGGAGGATATACACGATTAACTGAAAGCGGTTTGTCGATAACTGATTGGAAAGTTAATGGGGTAAAATATCCACAAAATGATGAAGAATGGATAAAtgaatttgaaaaatataaactaACGCCAGAATATAAAGAAGTACACTATAATATGTCTTTagaagaatataaaaaaatattttttaatgaatgGTTACACAGAACAGTTGGTCGTGGAATAGgcctatattttattagtggtgttacatattttttatgtaaaaatagtttaaaaaaaaatatgcttaaaaaattgtcttttatatttgggCTGGGAGCATTTCAAGGCTTTGTAGGATGGTGGATGGTTAAAAGCGGCTTTAAAAAACcagaaacaaaaaataaaacccCAAGAGTTTCACCATATAGATTAgtttttcatcttttttgTGCCACAGGAACATATAGTTATCTTTTTCTTAACtctttaaaattaattgaaataggaaaattaagaaaaacatttttaaatagttCATCGACAAATTggaacaattttttattaaatgaattgaaaaaagaattttatgaaaagaAGCATATTACTAAAGGTATGAAAATTGGGCTGTTTTCATTCGCATTTTTAGTTCTGTCAAATATTATGTATGGCGGTTTTGTAGCTGGTAATGATGCTGGCTATGCTTATAATACATGGCCCCAAATGatagataaatatatacccgatgaagtaaaaaaattttatacaaataatataacacaatataaacaattattTGAAAGCACTGCTATTGTGCAATTTAATCATAGAATGTTGAGttatttaattgttttaaatagttttctactatatttttattcaaaaacAATGCCAttgacaaaaaaaacaaaaaaacacTTTATGGTTTTGCCATTTATTACGACAACACAGATGATCACAGGTATATCCGTTTTAGTACACCACGTACCGATACCACTGGCATTAGTGCACCAATTTGGAGGATTTGCTGTTCTGACAActattttacatttattaaaGAAGTCCTGTTTCAAGCTTTAA
- a CDS encoding methionine aminopeptidase 2, putative, with protein MNKRDGKNKHGNQKDKSAKFGGSNISNKATTNEKTVKENEKKQDNLIEEMNIENELIGNEKKDINDSEKNDCTKKENNENKTQDNKNNDDTKKKNTKKGNNNNGCSKSGNGNNQGNEKGGKKSKGKKKGDKLDSILDEFKKEIGEIKIKKCEEKKEEKTEEIKYKIDFDLDEIKKIKKSIIIKEHLVEEQDNKHIRLLKNWPQVENSIQTNPATIPIEMVYKNKNYPVGEILNYNNYVLSGQSLQEKKELEKLSIDYYQDLRKAAECHRQVRKYIQTYIKPGRKMIDIVQKTEQKTKELILSHKLKCGWGFPTGCSLNNCAAHYTPNYGDETVLKEDDVCKLDFGVHVNGYIIDCAFTVAFNDKYDNLIKATQDGTNTGIKEAGIDARMCDIGEAIQEAIESYEIELNQKVYPIKPISNLRGHSICKYVIHGGKCVPIVKQQEKHEIMEEGDLFAIETFASTGKGFVVHDNDCSHYMRNRDVQYASIRLNSAKTLLKVINDKFDTLPFCNRWLDDLGQTRHFMALKTLIDLNIVEPYPPLCDIKNSFTSQMEHTILLRPTCKEVLSRGPDF; from the coding sequence CAAATGAGAAAACtgtaaaagaaaatgaaaaaaaacaagatAATCTTATAGAAGAAATGAACATAGAAAATGAGTTGATTGGCAATGAAAAGAAAGATATTAATGATAGTGAAAAAAACGATTgtacaaaaaaagaaaacaatgaaaataaaactcaagataacaaaaataatgatgataccaaaaagaaaaacacCAAAAAAGGAAACAACAATAATGGGTGTAGTAAAAGCggaaatggaaataatCAAGGCAATGAAAAGGgaggaaaaaaaagtaagGGGAAAAAAAAGGGGGATAAATTGGATTCGATACTCGACGAATTTAAGAAAGAAATTGGagaaatcaaaataaaaaaatgtgaagaaaaaaaagaagaaaagaCTGAAGAAATTAAGTACAAAATTGATTTTGATCtagatgaaataaaaaaaataaaaaaaagtataataataaaagaacaTTTAGTAGAAGAACAAgataataaacatatacgattattaaaaaattggcCTCAAGTTGAAAATAGTATACAAACAAATCCAGCAACTATCCCTATTGAAATggtttacaaaaataaaaattaccCAGTTGGcgaaatattaaattataacaatTATGTATTAAGTGGGCAATCTCtacaagaaaaaaaagaattagaaaaattgAGCATTGATTATTATCAAGATTTAAGAAAAGCTGCTGAATGCCATAGGCAAgttagaaaatatattcaaacatatattaaaccTGGAAGAAAAATGATAGATATAGTACAAAAAACAGaacaaaaaacaaaagaattaattttatcgcataaattaaaatgcGGATGGGGATTTCCAACAGGCTGCTCATTAAATAATTGTGCAGCACATTATACTCCCAATTATGGTGATGAAACAGTTCTAAAAGAGGATGATGTATGTAAGTTAGATTTTGGAGTTCATGTAAatggatatataattgATTGTGCATTTACAGTAGCatttaatgataaatatgataatcTTATTAAAGCTACGCAAGATGGTACAAATACTGGTATTAAAGAAGCAGGTATAGACGCAAGAATGTGTGATATTGGTGAAGCTATACAAGAAGCTATAGAATCATATGAAATTGAATTAAATCAAAAAGTATATCCAATAAAACCTATATCAAATTTAAGAGGGCATTCaatatgtaaatatgtTATACATGGAGGCAAATGTGTGCCTATTGTTAAACAGCAAGAAAAACATGAAATTATGGAAGAAGGTGATTTATTTGCCATTGAAACATTTGCATCAACAGGAAAAGGTTTTGTAGTACATGACAATGATTGTTCACATTATATGAGAAATCGGGATGTGCAATATGCGTCTATAAGATTAAATTCAGCAAAAACATTATTAAAAGTTATAAATGACAAATTTGATACTTTACCATTTTGTAATAGATGGCTAGATGATTTAGGTCAAACCAGACATTTTATGGCATTAAAAACATTGATAGATTTAAATATTGTAGAACCATATCCCCCTCTTTgtgatattaaaaattccTTTACCTCGCAAATGGAGCACACTATTTTATTGCGGCCCACTTGTAAGGAAGTTTTATCTCGTGGACCAGATTTCTAA
- a CDS encoding mitochondrial import inner membrane translocase subunit TIM17, putative — protein sequence MTQERDLAREPCPDRIIEDMGGAFGMGCIGGYIWHFLKGARNSPKGDMLSGALYSSRMRAPILGGNFAVWGGTFSCFDCTFQYLRKKEDHWNAIGSGFFTGGVLAMRGGWRSSSRNAVVGGVLLAIIEFVSMVLTRKTTPTPRQQFQQQMEMEKKMAAQKTK from the coding sequence atgacaCAAGAAAGAGATTTAGCAAGGGAGCCTTGTCCAGATAGAATAATAGAAGACATGGGGGGGGCATTTGGCATGGGCTGTATAGGAGGATATATATGGCATTTTTTAAAGGGCGCAAGAAATAGCCCTAAAGGAGATATGTTAAGTGGGGCTTTATATAGTAGCCGTATGAGGGCACCTATATTAGGTGGAAATTTTGCTGTATGGGGTGGAACATTTAGTTGTTTTGATTGTACATTTCAATATTTAAGAAAGAAAGAAGATCATTGGAATGCTATTGGAAGTGGATTTTTTACTGGTGGCGTCTTAGCTATGAGAGGAGGATGGAGATCTTCTTCGAGAAATGCAGTAGTAGGAGGCGTTTTATTAGCCATTATAGAATTTGTTTCAATGGTGTTAACACGTAAAACCACACCAACGCCTAGGCAGCAATTTCAACAGCAGATggaaatggaaaaaaaaatggcaGCTCAAAAAactaaataa
- a CDS encoding mitochondrial acidic protein MAM33, putative, translating into MNFLRRNTVSLCKSHALNKTLNNSGNVFAKLSKRKFTDINSITKCNQRAQTKFNFGDGRKYASSEAQKLSEVVKSEVQHEKSNYEAPENIKKFLQNSGWKFEEQEGDVNMVLTKNVDDMKVIIDFQLVSPFQAEGENEAQAEMTDFSVTVEKPNKQGGITFYCTTLQNDEKFRYMIGNVKYYKNEEGKNSVSSYNGPEFEDLDDSLQTSLDEWLANLGVDSELCDFIDSCSIDKEQREYMAWLQNISNFIES; encoded by the coding sequence atgaattttcTACGTAGAAACACTGTGAGCTTATGTAAAAGCCATGCTTTAAATAAAACCCTGAACAATTCAGGAAATGTATTTGCAAAACTAAGTAAACGAAAATTTACAGATATTAATAGTATTACAAAGTGTAACCAAAGGGCTCAAACCAAATTTAACTTTGGTGATGGAAGAAAATACGCTTCAAGTGAAGCTCAGAAATTGTCAGAAGTTGTAAAATCAGAAGTTCAACATgaaaaatcaaattatGAAGCACCCGAAAATATTAAGAagtttttacaaaattcaGGATGGAAATTTGAAGAGCAAGAAGGAGATGTAAATATGGTATTGACAAAAAATGTAGACGATATGAAAGTCATTATTGATTTTCAGCTTGTATCTCCATTTCAAGCGGAAGGTGAAAATGAAGCTCAAGCTGAAATGACTGATTTTTCAGTAACAGTTGAAAAACCTAATAAGCAAGGAGGTATAACTTTTTATTGTACTACTCTGCAAAATGACGAAAAATTTAGATATATGATAGGAAATgtcaaatattataaaaatgaagagGGAAAAAACTCTGTATCGTCATACAATGGCCCAGAATTTGAAGATTTGGATGACTCTTTACAAACATCACTTGATGAATGGCTAGCAAATTTAGGAGTCGACTCAGAATTGTGTGACTTTATTGATTCATGCAGCATTGATAAAGAACAAAGAGAATATATGGCATGGTTACAAAACatttcaaattttattgaatcctaa
- a CDS encoding ribonuclease H2 subunit B, putative, with the protein MDNENAFLFHIFAPYTHKNGDTRKNIIRNYSFIKLPSISEPSKVVLYHYNEESNELYLLERNYYNPQIDAIKHERDKINKSHISIFINNYSIENEYSFFCYPIDVIFIFISIIYKNYSNNTYITLEDLLDNVLGCNIDDPQKTNQVIKNTLYIFNKNINKIKDRLKIICDELYENGKLFFKPNTQKVKNFYNFKCIMLYNYIVENKIVFPDYAQNIDKELLEKYQTSLKNEQILKITNEGNINEIDKYKEYIKHIDSYFIEYNNAYYKFNGNNLKTFIWLIMKGFMYTSLSEKLIPQDISDNLNKIKEENKKIKIQQSETFTKGKKHTLQTPRNQLMIDSFFKKKKIK; encoded by the coding sequence aTGGATAACGAAAATGCGTTTTTGTTTCATATATTTGCGCCATATACCCATAAAAATGGGGATACAcgcaaaaatataataagaaaTTACTCTTTTATAAAACTACCAAGCATATCAGAACCCTCTAAAGTCGTATTATACCACTATAACGAGGAAAGTAACGAATTATATTTACTGGaaagaaattattataatccCCAAATTGACGCAATTAAACATGAAcgtgataaaataaataaaagtcatatatctatatttattaataattattctaTAGAAAATGAATACAGTTTTTTCTGTTATCCTATtgatgttatttttatttttatatctataatatataagaaCTATTCAAACAATACCTATATAACATTAGAAGACTTACTAGATAATGTATTGGGTTGTAACATTGACGATCCTCAAAAAACAAATCaagttattaaaaatacattatatatttttaataaaaatataaataaaataaaagatagactaaaaataatatgtgatgaattatatgaaaatgggaagttattttttaaaccAAATACCCaaaaagttaaaaatttttataattttaaatgtattatgttatataattatatagtagaaaataaaatcgtTTTCCCTGATTATGCtcaaaatatagataaagAATTACtagaaaaatatcaaaCATCTCTTAAAAATGAgcaaatattaaaaataactaaTGAAGGAAATATCAATGAAATAgacaaatataaagaatatataaaacacaTAGATAGCTATTTTatagaatataataatgcatattataaatttaacgggaataatttaaaaacgTTTATTTGGTTAATTATGAAAGGATTTATGTATACATCATTAAGTGAGAAACTTATACCTCAAGATATATCCGATAacttaaataaaattaaagaagaaaataaaaaaataaaaattcaacAAAGTGAAACATTTACAAAAGGTAAAAAGCATACATTGCAAACTCCAAGAAATCAATTAATGATTGactcattttttaaaaaaaaaaaaattaaataa